In Leptidea sinapis chromosome 28, ilLepSina1.1, whole genome shotgun sequence, a single genomic region encodes these proteins:
- the LOC126973006 gene encoding uncharacterized protein LOC126973006, translated as MEVKNKRLFGAVEVTEPRAPAGDPYRMRQRPLTVDELAELAAHLHIAHLTELQRLRDFQRRYQWPAAQDQGYGKPRHQIIRMSSRLEQGAPTLATWRPVVLPRNLKELFDTVPKAESREESDAVWRATRGWAAGLLLLVVALFLVRATDRFFAGSYWRWRRSRSEEWPTPNVLATSNHSETAHELDQMPAASGTNLEMFSELPPPPYSSCGDLGNLHVLRDHDKDIYEEPPPPYSACFVQFNNPKDGVPSVHIHNTQSANILEDQEAASTSSQAGSGRSEHTTNQVNPGTGGGETHCGASSSRTSQPESQRVC; from the exons TTACAGAGCCGCGGGCGCCGGCGGGGGACCCGTACCGCATGAGGCAGCGGCCGCTCACCGTGGACGAGCTGGCTGAACTGGCCGCGCATCTGCACATCGCTCACCTCACCGAGCTGCAGCGGCTCAGGGACTTCCAGCGGCGCTATCAGTGGCCGGCCGCGCAGGACCAAGGCTACGGCAAGCCGCGCCACCAGATCATACG AATGAGCAGCCGGCTGGAGCAGGGGGCGCCAACCCTGGCCACGTGGCGGCCCGTCGTGCTCCCCAGGAATCTAAAGGAGCTGTTTGATACTGtg CCAAAAGCAGAGAGTAGAGAGGAGAGCGACGCCGTGTGGCGCGCCACAAGAGGCTGGGCGGCCGGCCTGCTCCTGCTGGTGGTGGCGCTGTTCCTGGTTCGGGCCACGGACAGGTTCTTCGCCGGCAGCTACTGGAGAT GGCGACGAAGCAGATCGGAAGAATGGCCGACACCAAACGTTCTCGCCACAAGCA ATCATTCGGAGACAGCTCACGAGCTGGACCAGATGCCGGCTGCGTCTGGCACCAACTTGGAGATGTTCAGCGAGCTACCGCCGCCGCCGTACTCCTCATGTGGTGACCTCGGCAACCTCCACGTCCTCCGCGACCACGACAAGGACATATACGAGGAGCCACCTCCCCCTTACTCCGCGTGCTTCGTGCAGTTCAACAACCCCAAAGACGGCGTACCTTCTGTACACATCCACAACACTCAATCAGCGAATATCTTGGAAGACCAAGAAGCCGCTTCGACATCTAGCCAGGCCGGCAGCGGGCGGAGTGAACACACCACGAACCAGGTGAACCCTGGAACTGGAGGCGGAGAAACTCACTGTGGGGCCAGCTCATCGAGAACGAGTCAACCGGAATCACAAAGAGTGTGCTAG